One Opitutus sp. ER46 genomic region harbors:
- a CDS encoding LptF/LptG family permease, translated as MNTFDRHLLREWLQILGLVLAATCGLLVIQVLYDDFQDLRGYGARGWVFWQYLGVTLPSFLAIVLPLALLVSLLYVLGKLHRANELTAMRAAGVSIFRITAPVWFVGILCCGISWWLNTTVVPWSVAQSRAMRETLEFRQQAKNALPEDRRGAVGSVAFDNSKDGRMWFFNRFSKYTGHGYGVAVSELDRQRREVRRYVAAEAWPIPEGGWVFINGRTLTYAPETGEMIGSKPFARFVAPTFREDPALMLLIDRKASDLSLHELKNLMAYLEAERSPKLVSYAVRYYSLIAGTLGPLIVIAIAIPFAVSGVRVNPAVGVSKSIGLFVVYYLLSNISASLATKGLVDASVAAWLPNIGMCALAAWLFTRIR; from the coding sequence TTGAACACTTTCGACCGGCACCTCCTCCGCGAATGGCTGCAGATCCTCGGGCTCGTCCTGGCGGCGACCTGCGGGCTGCTGGTGATTCAGGTGCTGTACGATGATTTTCAGGACCTGCGGGGCTACGGCGCCCGGGGCTGGGTGTTCTGGCAGTACCTCGGCGTGACGCTTCCCAGTTTCCTGGCGATCGTCCTGCCGCTCGCGCTGCTGGTCTCGCTGCTCTACGTGCTGGGCAAGCTGCACCGCGCGAACGAACTCACGGCGATGCGCGCCGCGGGCGTGAGCATCTTCCGCATCACCGCGCCCGTCTGGTTCGTGGGCATCCTGTGCTGCGGCATCTCGTGGTGGCTCAACACGACCGTCGTGCCCTGGTCGGTTGCGCAGTCGCGCGCGATGCGCGAGACGCTGGAGTTTCGGCAGCAGGCGAAGAACGCCCTCCCGGAGGACCGGCGCGGGGCGGTGGGCAGCGTCGCGTTCGACAACTCGAAGGACGGCCGGATGTGGTTCTTCAACCGGTTCAGCAAGTACACGGGCCACGGATACGGGGTGGCGGTGTCGGAACTCGATCGCCAGCGCCGCGAAGTGCGCCGCTACGTGGCCGCCGAGGCCTGGCCCATCCCAGAGGGGGGCTGGGTGTTCATCAACGGCCGCACGCTCACCTACGCGCCCGAGACCGGCGAGATGATCGGGTCGAAGCCGTTTGCTCGCTTCGTGGCCCCGACCTTTCGGGAGGATCCGGCGCTGATGCTGCTGATTGACCGCAAGGCCTCCGATCTCTCCCTGCACGAGCTCAAGAACCTGATGGCGTACCTTGAGGCCGAACGGAGCCCAAAGCTCGTCAGCTACGCGGTCCGCTACTACTCGCTGATCGCCGGCACGCTTGGGCCGTTGATTGTGATCGCCATCGCCATCCCGTTTGCCGTGTCGGGCGTGCGGGTGAATCCGGCGGTGGGGGTCTCGAAGTCCATCGGCCTGTTCGTCGTGTACTACCTGCTCTCGAACATCTCCGCCTCGCTCGCGACCAAGGGGCTGGTCGACGCCTCGGTGGCGGCCTGGCTGCCGAACATCGGGATGTGCGCGCTCGCGGCCTGGCTCTTCACGCGGATCCGCTAG
- a CDS encoding TonB family protein, which yields MTEDAELLRRYAQERTESAFAEFVQRHVDFVYGCAVRRVGGDAHFAHDVTQQVFVTAGREAAVLARHPVVTGWLYTATRNIAAQLVRSERRRHARELQAQVMEELTRNEDANVDWARLRPVLDEAMDGLSEADRQAVLLRYFEGKSFAEVGGRLRLAENAARMRVNRALDKLAAALERRGVTSSAAALAVALASQPTVAAPAGLAAAATGAALATGVGGGGAIAVFMGMTKLQLGLASAVVVAGTTGFVVQSQTLSSLRAESARLEQQVQAGAEVEKENALLRDTQREADALARARAEELAALQQKIADARAKLQAASDARMAAITRTTAGSAVVLTGQLYDLAALSVKPNATFRSPPSYPVELRKLGITGEAMMDFVVDASGAVQNLRAIKATHPEFAEAAVAAVQNWRFEPGRKDGAAVATHMQMPVRFTLSDGKSKSAEKRTPVLPWF from the coding sequence ATGACCGAGGATGCTGAACTGCTGCGCCGGTATGCCCAGGAAAGGACGGAGTCGGCCTTCGCCGAGTTCGTGCAACGGCATGTGGACTTCGTGTACGGCTGCGCGGTGCGGCGGGTGGGCGGCGACGCGCATTTCGCGCACGATGTGACGCAGCAGGTGTTCGTGACCGCGGGGCGCGAAGCGGCGGTGCTGGCGCGGCATCCCGTCGTGACCGGCTGGCTCTACACGGCCACGCGCAACATCGCGGCGCAGCTGGTGCGTTCCGAACGTCGCCGGCACGCCCGAGAACTACAGGCCCAAGTCATGGAAGAACTCACCCGAAACGAGGACGCGAACGTTGACTGGGCGCGACTGCGTCCGGTGCTGGACGAGGCGATGGACGGATTGAGCGAGGCGGACCGGCAGGCCGTGCTGTTGCGGTATTTCGAGGGGAAGTCGTTCGCCGAAGTGGGCGGGCGCCTGCGCCTGGCGGAGAATGCGGCGCGGATGCGCGTGAATCGTGCGCTCGACAAGCTCGCGGCGGCGCTGGAGCGGCGCGGCGTGACGTCGAGCGCGGCGGCCCTCGCGGTGGCGTTGGCGAGCCAGCCGACGGTGGCAGCGCCGGCGGGATTGGCGGCCGCGGCGACCGGGGCGGCGCTGGCCACGGGCGTGGGCGGCGGCGGGGCGATCGCAGTCTTTATGGGCATGACCAAGCTACAACTCGGGTTGGCCAGTGCAGTCGTCGTGGCGGGCACGACGGGCTTTGTGGTGCAGTCGCAGACCCTTTCCTCCCTGCGCGCCGAATCGGCGCGGCTTGAGCAGCAGGTGCAGGCGGGCGCTGAGGTGGAGAAGGAGAATGCGCTGTTGCGCGACACGCAGCGCGAGGCCGATGCGCTCGCGCGTGCCCGCGCGGAGGAACTGGCGGCGCTGCAGCAGAAGATTGCTGACGCCCGCGCCAAACTGCAGGCGGCGAGCGACGCCCGCATGGCCGCCATCACTCGCACGACGGCCGGGAGCGCGGTGGTCCTAACCGGCCAGCTGTACGACCTCGCCGCACTTTCGGTGAAGCCCAATGCCACATTCCGGAGCCCGCCGAGCTATCCGGTCGAACTGCGAAAGCTCGGCATCACGGGCGAGGCGATGATGGACTTCGTGGTCGATGCTTCGGGAGCCGTGCAGAACCTCCGCGCGATCAAGGCCACGCACCCGGAGTTCGCCGAAGCTGCGGTGGCGGCGGTGCAAAATTGGAGATTCGAGCCGGGCCGGAAAGACGGCGCCGCGGTGGCGACGCATATGCAGATGCCGGTCAGGTTCACGTTGTCGGACGGAAAATCGAAGTCCGCCGAAAAGCGGACGCCGGTCCTGCCCTGGTTCTGA
- a CDS encoding arylesterase, whose amino-acid sequence MSTIIFFGDSLTAGYGLDNPGVEAYPALVQQKLDESGVRWRAVNAGLSGETSAGGLRRVDWILRQPCQVFVLALGANDGLRGVDPAVTQANLTQILQRVRARNPTARVIVAGMEMPPGMGQAYIDRYRAIFPAVARDADAVLLPFLLEGVAGHPDLNQADGIHPTAAGHRLVAETVWKTLRPLL is encoded by the coding sequence GTGTCGACGATCATCTTCTTCGGTGACAGCCTTACCGCTGGCTACGGCTTGGATAACCCTGGCGTAGAAGCGTATCCCGCCCTCGTTCAGCAGAAGCTCGACGAAAGCGGCGTCCGGTGGCGCGCCGTCAATGCCGGGCTCAGCGGCGAAACCAGCGCCGGCGGCCTGCGCCGGGTCGACTGGATCCTGCGCCAGCCCTGCCAGGTGTTCGTTCTCGCCCTCGGCGCCAACGACGGTCTCCGGGGCGTCGACCCCGCCGTTACCCAGGCCAACCTCACGCAGATCCTGCAGCGCGTCCGCGCCCGCAATCCCACCGCTCGCGTCATCGTCGCCGGCATGGAAATGCCCCCGGGCATGGGCCAGGCCTACATTGACCGCTATCGCGCGATTTTCCCGGCCGTCGCCCGCGATGCCGACGCCGTGCTGCTGCCCTTTCTGCTGGAAGGAGTTGCCGGCCACCCCGATCTGAATCAGGCCGATGGCATTCATCCGACCGCCGCCGGCCACCGACTCGTTGCCGAGACCGTCTGGAAAACCCTTCGTCCCTTGCTGTGA
- a CDS encoding ABC transporter ATP-binding protein — MSVQPMLKVERLTKTYAAAHGPLTVLKEVSFALAAGESLAIVGPSGSGKTTLLGLCAGLDQPSTGEVVLAGESLGRLGEDDRARVRNRHVGFVFQNFQLVPTLTALENVLVPLELRGEGGAAAEKDAGELLNRVGLGERFDHYPVQLSGGEQQRVALARAFINRPKILFCDEPTGNLDGDTAAAMANLIFGLNRERGTTLVLVTHDLALAGRCQRMLKLRSGAAIDGEPETLAGAARGR, encoded by the coding sequence ATGAGTGTTCAACCGATGCTGAAAGTCGAGCGGCTCACCAAGACGTACGCTGCCGCGCATGGCCCGCTGACCGTGCTGAAGGAGGTGAGCTTCGCGCTGGCGGCGGGCGAGAGCCTGGCAATTGTCGGCCCGAGTGGCAGCGGGAAGACAACCCTCCTTGGGCTTTGTGCCGGACTTGACCAACCCAGCACCGGCGAGGTGGTTCTGGCGGGCGAGTCGCTGGGCCGCCTGGGCGAGGACGATCGCGCGCGGGTGCGCAACCGCCATGTCGGCTTCGTTTTTCAGAACTTCCAACTGGTGCCGACGCTGACGGCGCTGGAGAACGTGCTCGTTCCGTTGGAGCTGCGGGGTGAGGGTGGAGCGGCCGCGGAGAAGGACGCGGGCGAGTTGCTGAACCGCGTCGGCCTGGGCGAACGCTTTGATCACTACCCGGTGCAGTTGTCGGGTGGAGAGCAGCAGCGCGTGGCGCTGGCGCGGGCGTTCATCAACCGGCCGAAGATCCTGTTTTGCGACGAGCCGACGGGAAACTTGGATGGCGATACGGCTGCGGCGATGGCGAATCTCATTTTTGGCCTGAATCGCGAGCGCGGCACGACGCTGGTGCTGGTGACGCATGATCTGGCGCTGGCGGGCCGGTGTCAGCGGATGCTCAAGTTGCGCTCGGGGGCGGCCATCGATGGCGAGCCTGAGACACTGGCCGGAGCGGCGCGGGGCCGCTGA
- a CDS encoding FtsX-like permease family protein, whose amino-acid sequence MRFVLRMAWRDSRASRRRLVLASLSVVLGIAALVAIGSFSANLARAIDTQARGLLGADLVVTLRAEPSAALRAALTELGGEQAQEIGFSSMMVFPTADNLTRLVEVRAMSGAFPFYGDFATVPADGPQRLRANAADATAPNLIILEETLLRQFGARPGDEVKLGEARFVIAAGLQKLPGEGSAVSATFAPRALITRRGLEASGLTGKPTLLRYRTQIKLPPGRDPDAIGRELRTRFAGERLSYDTVQRRKRDLGRALENIQGFLSLVGFVALFLGAIGVASAIAVYVRQKITTIAVLRCLGASARQAFAVYLVQGLALGVAGAVMGATLGVAVQRLLPPLVAGLLPFEVEFFVAWPAVARGAVAGLVICLLFTLLPLLAVRRVSPLVALRSAFAERVGGGPDPWRITLGVGIVVAVSGFAVWQTGSARMGLGFAGMLAVGLGVLAGAAKLVAALARWLISGRGRRWLPGRAPYVVRQGVANLYRPQNRTVLLLFALGLGTFLMLTLFLSRSTLLREIELTGGEGRPNLLFFDIQDDQLEPLTKLVADEGAPVQVGAPVVTMRIAAVNGVKTEDLLARRGRLADGTPGGDAGEQAPAARASERSAEKAKRGEGAPIAGWTLRREYRSTFRGTLGRSEKVVQGEFVARVEPGAEVVPISIEEGLLKEMNLRLGDRIDWDLQGVPLASRIASVRTVEWRRLEPNFFVVFPEGVLEGAPKFHVVALRAASTEASGRLQRAVVAAFPNVTAIDLALVMQTVDGVVSKVAFVVQFMALFTVATGVIVLAGAVLTGRFQRQRETVLLRTVGATRRQLTQMMLVEYAVLGGLAAVTGGGLAIVANALLAAFVFRTTPAVAPLEILGAVVAVIGVTLATGLWANRGVTRHPPLEVLRQET is encoded by the coding sequence ATGCGCTTTGTCCTTCGGATGGCCTGGCGGGATTCCCGGGCATCGCGGCGACGCCTGGTGTTGGCGTCGCTCTCGGTGGTCCTCGGGATTGCAGCGTTGGTGGCGATCGGCTCGTTCAGCGCGAATCTGGCGCGGGCGATCGACACGCAGGCGCGGGGACTCCTGGGCGCGGATCTCGTGGTCACGCTGCGGGCCGAGCCCTCGGCCGCGCTGCGGGCGGCCCTGACGGAGTTGGGCGGAGAGCAGGCGCAGGAGATCGGGTTCTCCTCGATGATGGTGTTCCCGACGGCGGACAATCTCACGCGCCTGGTGGAGGTGAGGGCGATGAGCGGGGCATTTCCGTTCTACGGTGATTTTGCGACGGTGCCGGCGGATGGGCCGCAGCGGTTGCGTGCCAACGCAGCCGACGCCACGGCTCCGAACCTGATCATTCTCGAGGAGACGCTGCTGCGGCAGTTCGGCGCCCGGCCCGGGGACGAGGTGAAGCTGGGCGAGGCGCGCTTCGTGATTGCCGCGGGGCTGCAAAAGCTGCCCGGGGAAGGCTCCGCGGTGTCGGCCACGTTCGCCCCGCGGGCGCTGATCACGCGACGCGGGCTGGAGGCGAGCGGGCTTACCGGCAAGCCCACGCTCCTGCGTTACCGGACGCAGATCAAACTGCCCCCGGGGCGTGATCCCGACGCCATCGGACGCGAACTGCGCACGCGCTTCGCCGGCGAGCGGCTGTCGTACGACACCGTGCAGCGGCGCAAACGCGACCTCGGCCGCGCGCTCGAGAACATCCAGGGCTTCCTGAGCCTCGTCGGCTTCGTGGCGCTGTTCCTCGGCGCGATTGGCGTGGCGAGTGCGATCGCGGTCTATGTGCGGCAGAAGATCACAACCATCGCCGTGCTGCGTTGCCTCGGGGCGAGTGCGCGGCAGGCGTTCGCGGTGTATCTCGTGCAGGGCCTCGCGCTCGGCGTGGCGGGCGCAGTGATGGGGGCCACGCTGGGCGTGGCGGTGCAGCGGCTGCTGCCTCCGCTGGTCGCGGGGTTGCTGCCGTTTGAGGTGGAGTTTTTCGTCGCGTGGCCGGCGGTTGCTCGTGGCGCCGTGGCCGGGCTGGTCATCTGCCTGCTGTTCACCCTCCTGCCGCTGCTGGCGGTGCGGCGCGTGTCGCCGCTCGTTGCCTTGCGATCCGCGTTTGCCGAGCGCGTTGGCGGCGGACCGGATCCATGGCGGATCACACTCGGTGTCGGAATCGTCGTAGCCGTGAGCGGCTTCGCGGTTTGGCAGACGGGGAGCGCGCGGATGGGACTTGGTTTCGCGGGGATGCTGGCGGTCGGCCTGGGCGTGCTGGCAGGGGCGGCGAAACTCGTGGCGGCACTCGCGCGCTGGTTGATTTCGGGCCGCGGTCGCCGGTGGCTGCCCGGGCGGGCGCCCTACGTGGTGCGTCAGGGCGTGGCCAATCTCTACCGGCCGCAGAATCGCACGGTCCTGCTGCTTTTCGCGCTGGGGCTGGGGACGTTCCTGATGCTGACGCTCTTCCTGTCGCGTTCGACGCTCCTGCGGGAGATCGAGCTGACGGGCGGCGAGGGTCGGCCGAACCTGCTCTTCTTCGACATCCAGGACGACCAGCTCGAGCCGTTGACGAAACTCGTCGCGGACGAGGGGGCGCCGGTGCAGGTCGGGGCGCCCGTGGTGACCATGCGAATTGCGGCGGTGAACGGCGTGAAGACTGAGGACCTGCTGGCGCGACGGGGGCGGCTGGCGGACGGGACGCCGGGTGGCGACGCCGGCGAGCAGGCGCCTGCAGCGAGGGCGTCGGAGCGCAGCGCGGAGAAGGCCAAGCGAGGCGAAGGCGCGCCGATCGCGGGATGGACGCTGCGGCGCGAGTACCGATCGACGTTTCGCGGCACGCTCGGACGTTCCGAAAAGGTGGTGCAGGGCGAGTTCGTGGCGCGGGTGGAACCGGGGGCGGAGGTGGTGCCCATTTCGATCGAGGAAGGACTGTTGAAGGAGATGAACCTGCGCCTGGGGGATCGGATTGACTGGGACCTGCAGGGCGTGCCGCTGGCGTCGCGTATCGCCAGCGTGCGGACGGTGGAGTGGCGGCGGCTCGAGCCGAACTTCTTCGTGGTGTTCCCCGAAGGCGTGCTCGAGGGCGCGCCGAAGTTTCACGTTGTGGCGCTCCGCGCGGCCTCGACCGAGGCCTCGGGTCGATTGCAGCGGGCGGTGGTGGCGGCGTTCCCGAATGTGACGGCGATCGACCTGGCGCTGGTGATGCAGACGGTGGACGGAGTCGTCTCGAAGGTGGCCTTCGTGGTGCAGTTCATGGCGCTGTTCACGGTGGCGACGGGCGTGATCGTGCTCGCGGGCGCGGTGCTGACCGGACGTTTTCAGCGACAGCGCGAGACCGTATTGCTGCGGACCGTGGGCGCGACGCGCCGGCAACTCACGCAGATGATGCTGGTGGAGTACGCCGTGCTGGGCGGGTTGGCGGCGGTGACGGGAGGTGGGCTGGCGATCGTGGCCAACGCGTTGCTGGCGGCG